GAAGGATTGCGCTGCATCGGCGTTCCTGTATTTGACCGCTTTGGCGTAGTGATTGCGGGTTTAAGTATTTCTTTCCCGACGCTGCGTTTTTCTGAAGATCGTCTTCATGAATATGTCGCGATGTTGCACGACGCTGCACGGACAATCTCTGTGCAAATGGGTTACCACGAATATCCATTCTGATAAAAAACGCCGCTTAAATGCGGCGTTTTTTCCTTCGTTTTTCTACTGCCCGTCATCAATCACTTTGCCACTTTTACGCAATACAGGGCAATCGCTGAGTCCGATAATCCCGCTCTCACTATGAATGAATTGCGCAGTAGTAATATTTCGTGCAGTGAGATACTTGCATTGCAGCCCTAAACCCGCTGCATTTTGATGGCTCCCAATCAGCACGCCGTACCCTGAGAGCAGCAAACCGATCCACAGCAGCACGATGACAAGAAAAGTGCGGATCACAATATGCATAAATACCTCTTATTATTACTTTATTAGAGTGTTTAGCGTAGCGGGTAACGTTCAGGTATCAATATGATGATTCTGAAAGAATATATGTGTTGAGTGATGCCTGGTTTAGGTTGCTTATGCCAGACTTATCTACAAGAACTTATAATGTGGAGAATGGAGTGAAAAAGTACAGGTGGTTCATCTTAGTTGCAGTTTTTTTCGTCTGCTTGCTACTCTGGACTCAGATGGTCAACGTGATGTGCGATCAAGATGTACAATTTTTCAGCGGCATCTGCACGATTAACAAATTTATTCCCTGGTAGACTCTTTTTATCCGCATGATGCTTACCTTAAGGCGCGGCAGGTGTAGAATAGCGCGTTTTACTGAGGTGGTAAGATGAACGAATTAAGTGTTGGCGCGTTGAATATCGTGTCCCTGACAGTTTCCCTGGTGGTGCTGGTTATCGGCCTCGTAATGTGGTTTTTTGTTAACCGTGCGAGTAGTCGTAGTAATGAGCAGATCGAACTGCTTGAAGAGTTATTGGATCAACAGAAACGACAAAATGCGTTGCTACGCCGTTTGTGTGAAGCCAATGAACCGGAAGTCGTGAAGGAAGAACCGCAAGAG
The nucleotide sequence above comes from Buttiauxella selenatireducens. Encoded proteins:
- a CDS encoding YobH family protein, whose translation is MHIVIRTFLVIVLLWIGLLLSGYGVLIGSHQNAAGLGLQCKYLTARNITTAQFIHSESGIIGLSDCPVLRKSGKVIDDGQ
- the mgrB gene encoding PhoP/PhoQ regulator MgrB encodes the protein MKKYRWFILVAVFFVCLLLWTQMVNVMCDQDVQFFSGICTINKFIPW
- a CDS encoding YebO family protein, with product MNELSVGALNIVSLTVSLVVLVIGLVMWFFVNRASSRSNEQIELLEELLDQQKRQNALLRRLCEANEPEVVKEEPQEIKEEDAQDDDFIRLVAER